A genomic segment from Nocardiopsis sp. Huas11 encodes:
- a CDS encoding ammonium transporter, translating to MIDSGNTTWLLVSAALVMLMTPGLAFFYGGMSRAKSVLNMMLMSFASIAIVSVLWVAIGHSLTYAEGPGALNHFIGGFDYVGLSSLIGEIEPSDGEGGGGYPLLVDAGFQMMFAVITVALISGAIADRAKFGAWLVFVPVWATLVYFPVAHWVWGGGWFEMITIGDAGVVDFAGGTAVHINAGAAALALTFVLGRRKGFGVESMRPHNLPFVLLGAALLWFGWFGFNAGSAYAADGTAALALVNTQVATAAAIIAWIIVEKLRYGKASALGFASGAIAGLVAITPAAADVTPIGAIAVGLVSGAVCAYAISWKFKFKFDDALDVVGIHMVGGIIGSLMIGLVAAEITSGSSGLLDGGGVSLLVVQLIAVVATIIYSFIATWIIAKIIDLIMGFRIPEEVETNGLDHELHAETAYAFDELDELEAEAVSSSTPPGEETASSQAKA from the coding sequence ATGATTGACTCTGGCAACACCACGTGGCTGCTGGTGAGCGCCGCGCTGGTGATGCTCATGACCCCGGGACTGGCCTTCTTCTACGGAGGCATGTCACGGGCGAAGAGCGTCCTGAACATGATGCTCATGAGTTTCGCGAGCATCGCGATCGTCAGCGTGCTGTGGGTCGCCATCGGCCACTCGCTCACCTACGCCGAGGGTCCCGGTGCGCTCAACCACTTCATCGGCGGCTTCGACTACGTCGGTCTGAGCAGCCTCATCGGTGAGATCGAGCCCTCCGACGGCGAGGGCGGCGGCGGATACCCGCTGCTGGTCGACGCCGGCTTCCAGATGATGTTCGCCGTCATCACCGTGGCGCTCATCTCCGGCGCCATCGCCGACCGCGCCAAGTTCGGCGCCTGGCTGGTCTTCGTTCCCGTCTGGGCGACCCTGGTCTACTTCCCCGTGGCCCACTGGGTCTGGGGCGGCGGCTGGTTCGAGATGATCACCATCGGCGACGCCGGTGTGGTCGACTTCGCCGGCGGTACCGCGGTCCACATCAACGCCGGTGCCGCGGCCCTGGCCCTGACCTTCGTGCTCGGCCGCCGCAAGGGCTTCGGCGTGGAGTCCATGCGCCCGCACAACCTACCGTTCGTCCTGCTGGGCGCCGCCCTGCTGTGGTTCGGCTGGTTCGGCTTCAACGCCGGCTCCGCCTACGCCGCCGACGGCACCGCCGCGCTCGCCCTGGTCAACACCCAGGTCGCCACGGCCGCCGCGATCATCGCGTGGATCATCGTGGAGAAGCTGCGCTACGGCAAGGCCAGCGCGCTCGGCTTCGCCTCCGGCGCCATCGCCGGTCTGGTCGCGATCACCCCGGCCGCCGCGGACGTCACCCCGATCGGCGCGATCGCCGTCGGCCTGGTCTCCGGTGCGGTCTGCGCCTACGCCATCAGCTGGAAGTTCAAGTTCAAGTTCGACGACGCGCTCGACGTCGTCGGCATCCACATGGTCGGCGGCATCATCGGTTCGCTGATGATCGGCCTCGTGGCCGCCGAGATCACCTCGGGCTCCAGCGGCCTGCTCGACGGCGGCGGCGTCTCGCTGCTGGTCGTCCAGCTGATCGCCGTGGTCGCCACGATCATCTACTCCTTCATCGCCACCTGGATCATCGCCAAGATCATCGACCTCATCATGGGCTTCCGTATCCCGGAAGAGGTCGAGACCAACGGCCTGGACCACGAGCTGCACGCCGAAACGGCTTACGCCTTCGACGAGCTGGACGAGCTCGAGGCAGAAGCGGTCTCCTCGTCGACGCCTCCGGGCGAGGAGACGGCCTCATCGCAGGCCAAGGCCTAG
- the ftsY gene encoding signal recognition particle-docking protein FtsY: MDITVLATSVIVVLVLLLAVGGFFLVKTRRPVERGEEETKPEVTGKPGTAAPEEDRERAEGAVVTPPAPAPPAEAAPPAEPELETPPPSAGRMVRLRARLARSQSSLGQGLLNLLSADALDEDAWEEIEDTLITADIGVTAASQIVENLRTKVKVLGTRGVDEVRGLLRAELLAQIGTDTDRTVRTEPHGDRPAVIMVVGVNGTGKTTTTGKLARALVGDGRSVVLGAADTFRAAATEQLQTWGGRVGAPVVRKEEGADPASVAFDAVARGIEDGADTVIIDTAGRLHTKTGLMDELGKVKRVVEKKCRVDEVLLVLDATTGQNGLRQARVFGEVVNVTGIALTKLDGTAKGGIIVQVQRELGVPVKLVGLGEGPDDLAPFDPEVFVDAVLNGS, encoded by the coding sequence ATGGACATCACCGTGCTCGCAACCTCAGTCATCGTCGTCCTGGTCCTGCTTCTGGCGGTCGGCGGGTTCTTCCTGGTCAAGACCCGACGTCCGGTCGAGCGGGGCGAGGAGGAGACCAAGCCCGAGGTCACCGGGAAGCCGGGGACGGCCGCCCCGGAGGAGGACCGCGAACGGGCCGAGGGCGCGGTCGTCACGCCGCCCGCCCCGGCCCCTCCGGCCGAGGCCGCCCCGCCCGCCGAACCCGAGCTGGAGACGCCGCCGCCGTCCGCGGGGCGCATGGTGCGCCTGCGCGCGCGCCTGGCCCGGTCGCAGAGCTCGCTGGGCCAGGGCCTGCTCAACCTGCTCTCCGCCGACGCCCTGGACGAGGACGCCTGGGAGGAGATCGAGGACACCCTCATCACCGCCGACATCGGCGTGACCGCCGCCTCGCAGATCGTCGAGAACCTGCGCACCAAGGTCAAGGTGCTCGGCACCCGGGGCGTCGACGAGGTGCGCGGGCTGCTGCGCGCGGAGCTCCTGGCGCAGATCGGCACCGACACCGACCGGACCGTGCGCACCGAGCCGCACGGCGACCGGCCCGCGGTGATCATGGTCGTGGGCGTCAACGGCACCGGCAAGACCACCACCACCGGCAAGCTCGCGCGCGCCCTGGTCGGCGACGGCCGCAGCGTGGTGCTCGGCGCGGCCGACACCTTCCGCGCCGCCGCCACCGAGCAGCTCCAGACGTGGGGCGGCCGCGTGGGCGCGCCCGTCGTGCGCAAGGAGGAGGGCGCCGACCCGGCCAGCGTGGCCTTCGACGCCGTCGCGCGGGGGATCGAGGACGGCGCAGACACCGTCATCATCGACACGGCCGGGCGCCTGCACACCAAGACCGGGCTCATGGACGAGCTGGGCAAGGTCAAGCGCGTGGTCGAGAAGAAGTGCCGGGTGGACGAGGTCCTGTTGGTCCTGGACGCCACCACCGGCCAGAACGGGCTGCGCCAGGCCCGCGTGTTCGGCGAGGTCGTCAACGTCACCGGCATCGCGCTCACCAAGCTCGACGGCACCGCCAAGGGCGGCATCATCGTGCAGGTCCAGCGCGAGCTGGGCGTGCCGGTCAAGCTCGTCGGACTGGGGGAGGGGCCCGACGACCTGGCCCCCTTCGACCCCGAGGTCTTCGTGGACGCCGTCCTCAACGGCTCCTGA
- a CDS encoding RNA polymerase sigma factor, translating to MRRGTAGDDDPGQRDFDAMFEEHYDAVHRYARRRVGPDHADDVASEAFVVAWRRGERVPPGRELPWLYACARRITLAHLRADRRQGLIAQSLGRRPGAAFHADDADRVIERSGALEALSRLTELERELVMLVTWEGLDCRQAAAVVGCAHVTARARLHRARKRLTAHLSRDTGTTEPERARPPKEATWTT from the coding sequence ATGAGACGTGGCACGGCCGGGGACGATGACCCCGGCCAGAGAGACTTCGACGCCATGTTCGAGGAGCACTACGACGCCGTCCACCGCTACGCGCGGCGCCGCGTGGGCCCCGACCACGCCGACGACGTCGCGTCCGAGGCCTTCGTCGTGGCCTGGCGACGCGGGGAGCGCGTGCCCCCGGGACGCGAACTGCCCTGGCTGTACGCCTGCGCGCGCCGGATCACGCTGGCCCACCTGCGCGCCGACCGGCGCCAGGGCCTGATCGCGCAATCCCTGGGCCGACGGCCGGGCGCCGCGTTCCACGCCGACGACGCCGACCGCGTGATCGAGCGCTCCGGAGCCCTGGAGGCCCTGTCCCGGCTGACGGAGCTGGAGCGCGAACTCGTGATGCTCGTGACCTGGGAAGGGCTCGACTGCCGTCAGGCCGCCGCCGTGGTGGGGTGCGCCCACGTCACGGCCCGCGCCCGGCTGCACCGCGCCCGCAAGAGGCTCACGGCCCACCTGTCCCGCGACACCGGGACGACCGAACCCGAACGGGCCCGCCCGCCGAAGGAGGCGACATGGACGACCTGA
- the rpsP gene encoding 30S ribosomal protein S16 produces MAVKLKLKRMGKIRTPQYRIIVADARSKRDGKAIEEIGKYHPKEHPSLIEVDSERAQYWLSVGAQPSDAVKVLLRKTGDWQKFKGLAAPAPLQVAEPKDPEAKEAAFQAALKELVLPGAEKATKAKKTEKKADKPAEKPAEAAEAKKSEGEA; encoded by the coding sequence GTGGCTGTCAAACTGAAGCTCAAGCGTATGGGCAAGATCCGTACGCCCCAGTACCGCATCATCGTCGCCGACGCCCGCAGCAAGCGGGACGGCAAGGCGATCGAGGAGATCGGCAAGTACCACCCCAAGGAGCACCCGAGCCTCATCGAGGTCGACTCCGAGCGGGCCCAGTACTGGCTGTCCGTGGGCGCTCAGCCCTCTGACGCGGTCAAGGTCCTCCTGCGCAAGACCGGCGACTGGCAGAAGTTCAAGGGCCTCGCCGCTCCGGCTCCGCTCCAGGTCGCCGAGCCGAAGGACCCCGAGGCCAAGGAAGCCGCCTTCCAGGCCGCTCTGAAGGAGCTCGTGCTCCCGGGCGCCGAGAAGGCCACCAAGGCCAAGAAGACCGAGAAGAAGGCGGACAAGCCGGCTGAGAAGCCGGCCGAGGCCGCCGAGGCCAAGAAGTCCGAGGGCGAGGCCTGA
- the ffh gene encoding signal recognition particle protein, producing MFETLSDRLTSVFSSLRGKGRLSEEDINATAREIRLALLEADVALPVVREFISRVKERARGEEVSKALNPAQQVIKIVNEELVEILGGETRQVRYAKNPPTVIMLAGLQGAGKTTLAGKLAKWLGDQRNTPLLVAADLQRPNAVTQLQVVGERAGTPVFAPEPGNGVGDPVAVARESVEHARRNNHNVVIIDTAGRLGVDTEMMQQAADIRDAVSPDEILFVVDAMIGQDAVNTAQAFLDGVGYDAVALTKLDGDARGGAALSIRHITGRPIMFASTGEKLEDFDLFHPDRMASRILDMGDVLTLIEQAQRTFDEAEVEKMASTMASDDDFTLDDFLEQMSMVRKLGPIGNLLGMMPGMGQMRDQIDNIDDKDLDRIQAIIRSMTPGERSNPKMINGSRRLRIANGSGTQVSDVNGLVTRFFEAQKMMRKMKNGGMPGMPGMPGMGGGNKKKAKAQAKKVKKGKQRSGNPLKARQQEAERAAERRRRQEEGGQQMPQLPPGLGGAGQSQLPPGLGGPNMPDLSNFKFPEK from the coding sequence GTGTTCGAGACGCTTTCCGACCGGTTGACATCGGTCTTCTCCTCGCTGCGCGGCAAGGGGCGGCTGTCCGAGGAGGACATCAACGCGACCGCTCGCGAGATTCGCCTCGCGTTGCTGGAGGCGGACGTCGCGCTGCCGGTGGTCCGCGAGTTCATCTCGCGGGTCAAGGAGCGCGCCCGCGGCGAAGAGGTCTCCAAGGCCCTGAACCCGGCGCAGCAGGTCATCAAGATCGTCAACGAGGAACTGGTCGAGATCCTCGGTGGCGAGACCCGCCAGGTCCGGTACGCCAAGAACCCGCCCACCGTGATCATGCTCGCGGGCCTGCAGGGCGCCGGTAAGACCACCCTGGCGGGCAAGCTCGCCAAGTGGCTCGGCGACCAGCGCAACACGCCCCTGCTGGTGGCCGCGGACCTGCAGCGGCCGAACGCCGTCACGCAGCTCCAGGTGGTCGGTGAGCGCGCCGGGACCCCGGTGTTCGCGCCCGAGCCCGGCAACGGCGTGGGCGACCCCGTCGCGGTCGCGCGCGAGTCCGTGGAGCACGCGCGGCGCAACAACCACAACGTCGTCATCATCGACACCGCCGGCCGTCTCGGCGTGGACACCGAGATGATGCAGCAGGCGGCGGACATCCGTGACGCCGTCTCGCCCGACGAGATCCTCTTCGTCGTCGACGCCATGATCGGCCAGGACGCGGTCAACACCGCCCAGGCCTTCCTCGACGGGGTGGGCTACGACGCGGTCGCGCTCACCAAGCTCGACGGCGACGCCCGCGGTGGTGCCGCGCTCTCCATCCGGCACATCACCGGGCGTCCGATCATGTTCGCCTCCACGGGCGAGAAGCTCGAGGACTTCGACCTCTTCCACCCGGACCGGATGGCCTCGCGCATCCTGGACATGGGTGACGTCCTCACGCTCATCGAACAGGCCCAGCGCACGTTCGACGAGGCCGAGGTCGAGAAGATGGCCTCGACCATGGCCTCGGACGACGACTTCACGCTCGACGACTTCCTCGAGCAGATGTCGATGGTCCGCAAGCTCGGCCCCATCGGGAACCTGCTGGGCATGATGCCCGGCATGGGCCAGATGCGCGACCAGATCGACAACATCGACGACAAGGACCTGGACCGCATCCAGGCGATCATCCGGTCGATGACCCCCGGCGAGCGCTCCAACCCCAAGATGATCAACGGTTCGCGCCGGCTGCGCATCGCCAACGGTTCGGGCACGCAGGTCAGCGACGTCAACGGTCTGGTCACCCGCTTCTTCGAGGCGCAGAAGATGATGCGCAAGATGAAGAACGGCGGTATGCCCGGCATGCCGGGGATGCCCGGGATGGGCGGCGGCAACAAGAAGAAGGCCAAGGCCCAGGCCAAGAAGGTGAAGAAGGGCAAGCAGCGCAGCGGCAACCCGTTGAAGGCCCGCCAGCAGGAGGCCGAGCGCGCCGCGGAGCGCCGGCGCAGGCAGGAGGAGGGCGGCCAGCAGATGCCGCAGCTGCCCCCGGGCCTGGGCGGCGCCGGCCAGTCGCAGCTCCCGCCCGGTCTCGGCGGCCCCAACATGCCGGACCTGTCGAACTTCAAGTTCCCCGAGAAGTAG
- a CDS encoding iron ABC transporter permease, with protein MVGGAVLLVASGLLGVSAGAASISAADIVRHLLSHLPFGVESPLNERQVALLVALRLPRVVMGAIVGALLATAGGAYQGVFRNALADPFLLGAAAGAGLGATLVMVFGQEFTDSPRAAVPFAAFVGALVGVAAAYLLGSTAGGGGTASLVLAGVAVSSFLSAAQTLVQQMGVDQLQRVYSWLLGGLGRDGWDDVRLVWPYALVSLVVLLACGHLLDMLALGDDKALSLGLNPGVVRIIVISAASLATAAAVAVSGLIGFVGIVVPHVVRRLVGANYRAILPVTVLFGGAFLVLVDIVARTVVAPAELPIGVVTAFLGAPFFLLILRTTRHRAT; from the coding sequence CTGGTGGGCGGAGCGGTCCTGCTGGTCGCCTCCGGCCTCCTCGGCGTCTCGGCGGGGGCGGCCTCCATCTCGGCGGCCGACATCGTCCGCCACCTGCTCAGCCACCTGCCGTTCGGAGTGGAGTCCCCGCTCAACGAACGGCAGGTGGCGCTGCTGGTGGCGCTGCGCCTGCCCCGGGTGGTCATGGGCGCCATCGTCGGCGCCCTGCTGGCCACCGCGGGCGGCGCCTACCAGGGCGTCTTCCGCAACGCCCTGGCCGACCCCTTCCTGCTCGGCGCCGCCGCCGGCGCCGGACTGGGCGCCACCCTGGTCATGGTCTTCGGCCAGGAGTTCACCGACAGCCCGCGCGCCGCCGTCCCCTTCGCCGCCTTCGTCGGCGCGCTGGTGGGCGTGGCCGCCGCCTACCTCCTGGGTTCCACCGCGGGCGGCGGCGGGACCGCGTCGCTGGTCCTGGCGGGTGTGGCCGTGTCGTCCTTCCTGTCCGCGGCGCAGACCCTCGTCCAGCAGATGGGGGTCGACCAGCTCCAGCGCGTCTACTCCTGGCTGCTGGGCGGCCTGGGCCGCGACGGCTGGGACGACGTGCGCTTGGTGTGGCCCTACGCGCTGGTGAGCCTCGTCGTCCTACTGGCCTGCGGCCACCTGCTCGACATGCTCGCCCTGGGCGACGACAAGGCCCTCAGCCTCGGCCTGAACCCCGGAGTGGTCCGGATCATCGTGATCAGCGCCGCGTCGCTGGCCACGGCCGCCGCGGTGGCGGTGAGCGGGCTGATCGGCTTCGTCGGCATCGTCGTCCCCCACGTGGTCCGCCGCCTGGTGGGCGCCAACTACCGGGCCATCCTGCCGGTCACCGTGCTCTTCGGCGGCGCCTTCCTCGTGCTGGTGGACATCGTCGCCCGCACCGTGGTCGCCCCCGCCGAACTCCCCATCGGCGTCGTCACCGCCTTCCTCGGCGCGCCGTTCTTCCTGCTCATCCTGAGGACCACCCGCCACCGCGCGACGTGA
- a CDS encoding ABC transporter substrate-binding protein, whose protein sequence is MTLALTACGSPDTGSETDTDAESDGAFPVTVDDALGEVTIEAEPERIVSLSPTATEMLFAIGAGDQVEAADEYSNFPEDAPTTDLSGFTPNVEAIVEYDPDLVLLARSSEDTAPQLEDVGVPVVVLDDAATLEDAYAQMRMLGEATGNAESADAEAERVQAEFDAVVESVREDVGEVDLTFYQELDDSLYSATSGTFVGQIYQAFGLENIADAADGADSGYPQLSPEYVVDENPDLIFLSYGDEETLASVGERPAFDTVTAVEDDAVYLLDADISSRWGPRVVEFAELVGEAVRENAGA, encoded by the coding sequence CTGACCCTCGCGCTCACCGCCTGCGGCTCCCCGGACACCGGGTCCGAGACCGACACCGACGCGGAGTCCGACGGCGCCTTCCCCGTCACGGTCGACGACGCCCTCGGCGAGGTCACCATCGAGGCCGAGCCCGAGCGGATCGTCTCGCTCTCGCCCACCGCGACGGAGATGCTCTTCGCCATCGGAGCCGGGGACCAGGTCGAGGCGGCCGACGAGTACTCGAACTTCCCCGAGGACGCACCGACGACCGACCTCAGCGGCTTCACGCCCAACGTCGAGGCGATCGTCGAGTACGACCCCGACCTGGTCCTGCTCGCGCGCTCCTCCGAGGACACCGCCCCGCAGCTGGAGGACGTCGGCGTGCCCGTCGTCGTGCTGGACGACGCCGCCACCCTGGAGGACGCCTACGCCCAGATGCGCATGCTCGGCGAGGCGACCGGCAACGCCGAGTCCGCCGACGCCGAGGCCGAGCGCGTCCAGGCCGAGTTCGACGCGGTGGTCGAGAGCGTGCGCGAGGACGTCGGCGAGGTGGACCTGACCTTCTACCAGGAGCTCGACGACAGCCTCTACTCCGCGACCTCCGGCACCTTCGTCGGCCAGATCTACCAGGCCTTCGGGCTGGAGAACATCGCCGACGCGGCCGACGGCGCCGACAGCGGCTACCCGCAGCTGTCCCCGGAGTACGTCGTGGACGAGAACCCGGACCTGATCTTCCTGTCCTACGGCGACGAGGAGACCCTGGCCTCGGTGGGCGAGCGCCCCGCCTTCGACACGGTCACGGCCGTCGAGGACGACGCGGTGTACCTGCTCGACGCCGACATCTCCTCGCGCTGGGGTCCGCGCGTGGTCGAGTTCGCCGAGCTCGTCGGCGAGGCCGTGCGAGAGAACGCGGGCGCCTAG
- a CDS encoding RNA-binding protein: protein MLEEALEHLVKGIVANSEDVQVRAKRLRKGKVLEVRVHADDLGKVIGRNGRTAKALRTVIGSLAGGRYVRVDLLDLHEVR, encoded by the coding sequence GTGCTGGAAGAGGCGCTTGAGCACCTCGTGAAGGGGATCGTCGCGAACTCCGAGGACGTCCAGGTGAGAGCCAAGCGGCTCCGCAAGGGCAAAGTCCTGGAGGTCCGCGTCCACGCCGACGACCTGGGCAAGGTGATCGGCCGCAACGGCCGTACCGCCAAGGCGCTCAGGACGGTCATCGGCTCGCTCGCCGGCGGCCGGTACGTCCGGGTGGACCTGTTGGATCTGCACGAAGTGCGCTGA
- the rimM gene encoding ribosome maturation factor RimM (Essential for efficient processing of 16S rRNA) produces MRLVVGRIGRAHGIRGDVAVDVRTDDPAARFTVGAALDTDPASVGPLRITSTRRHSGRLLVRFEGIDDRDAAEALRGTALLVDSADIAPLDDPDEFHDHELIGLAVRTTSGDAVGTVDDVLHHAQDLLVVTTAEGDEVLVPFVAALVPEVDTAQGHIVIDPPPGLLDLQTAD; encoded by the coding sequence ATGCGACTCGTGGTGGGCCGTATCGGCCGCGCGCACGGTATCCGAGGCGATGTCGCCGTCGACGTGCGCACCGACGACCCGGCGGCCAGGTTCACCGTCGGAGCGGCGCTGGACACCGACCCGGCCTCCGTCGGGCCGTTGAGGATCACGTCCACGCGGCGCCACAGCGGCCGCCTGCTCGTGCGCTTCGAGGGGATCGACGACCGGGACGCCGCCGAGGCGCTGCGGGGCACCGCGCTCCTCGTGGACTCCGCCGACATCGCGCCCCTGGACGACCCCGACGAGTTCCACGACCACGAACTGATCGGCCTCGCGGTGCGGACGACCTCCGGTGACGCGGTCGGCACCGTCGACGACGTCCTGCACCACGCCCAGGACCTGCTGGTCGTGACCACCGCCGAGGGCGACGAGGTGCTGGTGCCGTTCGTGGCCGCACTGGTCCCCGAGGTCGACACCGCGCAGGGGCACATCGTCATCGACCCCCCGCCCGGTCTGCTCGACCTGCAGACAGCCGACTGA
- a CDS encoding CU044_5270 family protein — MDDLTALRTALEGTDPAAGAAPAPGARRRARAHALARLRESPVTRPLHKRVPVLVAGAAAAALAVGAASLLLPADEPGGIPAAYAAPPEPIEVVGGDPVDGTDRLLALAEVTRGRGAAPGEGGVAFVSTSGTQLIRLTANAGDDGPDETHGYRYVPYDWAEWTAPGGEYRHDAHPRPPLESGGREGDHAWFLDQGSTSTEETLHPSLVWPEELPTEAAGMEEVLADLGEGAADGSPSGLVDAMRALYGARPLTGPEEAAVQDVLAGIGGVEYVGSATDPLGREGELFSLEVADEASVSEYRYLYDAEDGSLLYRDTTLLEEGPEYGNAEDYGLAYPLPSERVSYVWSGWVDAIGERPAE, encoded by the coding sequence ATGGACGACCTGACCGCTCTGCGCACCGCACTGGAGGGCACCGACCCCGCCGCGGGCGCCGCGCCCGCCCCCGGAGCCCGCCGCCGGGCCCGCGCCCACGCCCTCGCCCGACTGCGGGAGAGCCCCGTGACCCGACCCCTCCACAAGCGCGTTCCCGTCCTGGTCGCCGGAGCCGCCGCGGCGGCCCTGGCCGTGGGAGCCGCGAGCCTGCTCCTGCCCGCCGACGAACCGGGCGGCATCCCTGCCGCCTACGCCGCCCCGCCCGAGCCCATCGAGGTCGTCGGCGGCGACCCGGTCGACGGCACCGACCGGCTGCTGGCCCTGGCCGAGGTGACCCGGGGCCGCGGGGCGGCCCCGGGCGAGGGCGGCGTCGCCTTCGTCTCCACCTCCGGGACGCAGCTGATCCGGCTCACCGCCAACGCCGGGGACGACGGCCCCGACGAGACCCACGGGTACCGGTACGTCCCCTACGACTGGGCCGAGTGGACGGCCCCCGGGGGCGAGTACCGCCACGACGCCCACCCGCGCCCGCCCCTGGAGAGCGGTGGTCGGGAGGGCGACCACGCGTGGTTCCTCGACCAGGGGAGCACGTCCACCGAGGAGACCCTCCACCCCTCCCTGGTCTGGCCCGAGGAGCTGCCCACCGAGGCCGCGGGCATGGAGGAGGTGCTCGCCGACCTGGGCGAGGGCGCCGCCGACGGCTCTCCGTCCGGGCTGGTCGACGCGATGCGGGCCCTGTACGGGGCCCGGCCGCTCACCGGGCCGGAGGAGGCGGCCGTGCAGGACGTGCTCGCCGGGATCGGCGGAGTCGAGTACGTGGGCTCGGCCACCGACCCGCTGGGCCGTGAGGGCGAGCTGTTCTCCCTGGAGGTGGCGGACGAGGCGTCCGTGTCGGAGTACCGCTACCTGTACGACGCCGAGGACGGCTCACTGCTGTACCGGGACACGACCCTGCTGGAGGAGGGCCCCGAGTACGGGAACGCCGAGGACTACGGCCTGGCCTACCCGCTGCCCTCCGAGCGGGTGAGCTACGTCTGGTCCGGCTGGGTCGACGCGATCGGCGAGCGACCCGCGGAGTAG